The following coding sequences are from one Portunus trituberculatus isolate SZX2019 chromosome 6, ASM1759143v1, whole genome shotgun sequence window:
- the LOC123517688 gene encoding uncharacterized protein LOC123517688, whose translation MGSPRVPAVKDVIPFWLLLLCPSISFWHFFLLYSFLLQASGCPAAQKLSETLVSNATWRGVRMFTANLVQDFFFTKGFWVSSSTKAFRDTCVKCNMERSEDVHSKFGSRFLFHKRLLGVQQHKSFQRHLCQMQHGEE comes from the exons ATGGGATCACCAAGAGTCCCTGCAGTAAAGGACGTCATCCCtttctggctcctcctcctctgcccttcAATCTCCttctggcatttttttttactttattcctttttgttGCAGGCTTCTGGGTGTCCAGCAGCACAAAAGCTTTCAGAGACACTTGTGTCAAATGCAACATGGAGAGGAGTGAGGATGTTCACAGCAAATTTGGTTCAAGATTTCTTTTTCACAAAAG GCTTCTGGGTGTCCAGCAGCACAAAAGCTTTCAGAGACACTTGTGTCAAATGCAACATGGAGAGGAGTGAGGATGTTCACAGCAAATTTGGTTCAAGATTTCTTTTCCACAAAAG GCTTCTGGGTGTCCAGCAGCACAAAAGCTTTCAGAGACACTTGTGTCAAATGCAACATGGAGAGGAGTGA